In the Enterobacter cloacae subsp. cloacae ATCC 13047 genome, ATGGCCGGGCGCGTGCTGCATCCCACCATTACCAATGTCATTGCCAGCGCTGCAATACGCCCTTTTAACATGTCAAAGACCTTTATGTGACAGCATCGGTCCCAGAGGACGCCCACCCAGAAGATGCATATGAATATGATAAACTTCCTGACCACCATGGCGATTACAGTTCATGATCAAACGGTAACCGTCTTCAGCAATCCCCTCCTGCTCGGCGATTTTCGCGGCTACCGTCAGCATACGGCCTAACGCCACTTCATGCTCGGCTTTTACGTCATTGACGGTGGGAATCAGAATATTTGGAATGATAAGGATATGAGTCGGAGCCTGAGGAGAAATATCTCTGAAAGC is a window encoding:
- the hinT gene encoding purine nucleoside phosphoramidase, with amino-acid sequence MAEETIFSKIIRREIPSDIVYQDELVTAFRDISPQAPTHILIIPNILIPTVNDVKAEHEVALGRMLTVAAKIAEQEGIAEDGYRLIMNCNRHGGQEVYHIHMHLLGGRPLGPMLSHKGL